From Candidatus Thermoplasmatota archaeon:
AGTCATATCGATGTTGACAGATGCTGTTGTTCCAACAACCCACAATCCATTGGGTGTTACCCCATCCTCATCATCGTTTCCATCGTTGTCATCACCATCAGCATTGGTTGTTGGTTGCCCGTTCCATTCCTTATCGACACCCGTACCCATATACGGTGCCCTTGCAGAGTGCCGTGCACCGTTATTCATTCGTGATGTTGCATAGGATGCTGGCGCATCACCGAAATCAAGCGTCGGCATCCCTGATGTTGTGAAACTCCACAGTGGCCCTTCGGTTGTTGCTCCATGGTTATCCTCTGCGACAATCTTCCAGTAGTACGTTGTCGAAGGATCGATAAGTATTCCAAGATTTGCATCAAACGGCCCGGTCATGGTTGCAGGCCACCAGCTGGTTGCAGCGGCATACTGCCAATTGTTTGGATCTACTCCAAAAGAGATATGATAGCGGACTTGGTCGGTGGAATCCTGATCACCGCCATACCATCGAAGTATTACAGTGTCATCCATCATCACAACATCGGTTTCACCATCAGCTGGAACAGGATTTGAAGGCGTCAAAGGTGCATTATTTGGCGTAATAAGCGGATAGGTATCCTGATTACTTCCCCCAGGAATCAAATATGGTGTTTCTCCAAGGCCATCACCATTTGTATCTCCACCGGTGTAATCACTCCAGTAGTTCCCCCCGATCCAGTCTCCACCAATAATGTTGGTTCCCATAACTGGTGGATCAATATTCCACGTATTCGTGCTGTCATCAAAAGCATTGTACGGATTCCCCAAGTAATTGTTATAGATACGATTACCATAGCTAGAATAAACGGCGATGCCATAGTCCCAGCTGTCGCTTCCACCTTCTGTTATCGTATTCCCATAAACGATACAATTATCTGACTCATACAGCTCAACTCCAGGACTATTTCCTTGAAGCGTGTTCTCCTCAATACGGGTCGCGGTAGAGCGGAAAGAAATGATTCCTCCTCCATTATTTTGGGTGATTATTGTATTGTGACTGATGATAACGTTATCAGCATAACTCACCTCGATAGCCCGTGACCTCCCATCACTGATCTGGTTACTGTTGATGAGGATATCACCAACGATCAACGCAGCGTCCCCGTAGACGAAGTCGCCGAACCCATACATTTTCAAGGCTATTGCTGATTGAGAACCCTGGATAGTGTTTTCGTTGATCTCGATAGTACCCAGGGTGAACGTGGAGCTTCCGTAGAGATTATAAGCGCTCTCATGGATTTGAAGGTACAAACCATCCCCGGGTGTGATGATCTGGTTCTTGTTCATCTTGATGCCACCCATCGTGAAGCATGCTTGATCATACATGTAGGAGCCAAGGTACATGTCGTAGAACCAAGCGCCAGATGCCACGCAGGTCATAGTGTTCTCACAGATAAGGAAGTCACCCACGGCGACACTTGCATGACCGAACAGGTAGCTTCCAATTTCAACCGTGCTACTGAGTTCGAATGCAATTCCTCTCTCAGCGTTTATAGTATTCCGCTGAAATTCGATATTCCCCATGGTGAATGTTGCATAATTATTGAGTGAAAACCCAAGGTTATCCATGAGATGAATGTAGATACCATCATCCTCACTTGTGATCGTGTTGTCATTGACAAAGAAGCCATCGCAGGTGAAAACAGAGGTATCGCACAGATCACGACCGAGATCGGTGATTTCATAGAAAGTAATCCCCTGAGCTGTACTGGTGATGATATTGTTGATAAGATGAATTCCTCCAAAGTGGAACTGAGACGATCCATGCATGTTCCTACCAATGCTGTCAAAGGAAGAGACGTCGACCCCGTAATCAGCAGTTATCACATTATTGGTGATTCGTAATGCTCCGATGTCACAGAGAGCACTATCATAAAGACCATATCCCCACTCACTGCAATCAACCACAATACCACTGTACTCCCAGGCGAGCACGGTGATAGAGTTGTCGGTGATGATTGATTCACCGACCGTAAAGACGGATGACCCATCTAGATTAGTACCTATATTGTCAACGTCAACAACAATCCCATCATACGTGGAGGTGATGGTGTTGTGTTGTATGGTAAAACCCAGAGCATAACATTCGATGCCCCACAGTGCATTCGTGATGGTAAACCCGTCAATGACCACGTTTTCAGCATGAATTGTGATTCCTGTTCCATCCATGGCATCAATTACAGGTGTTGATGCTGCACGGAGGGTGAGTTGTTTGTACACATCAACATTTTCGTAAAACGTTCCTGTACTTACTTCAATAGTATGACCCTCTAAAGTATCCTCATCATCAATAGCATCTTGAATCGTGTCAAAATATTCATCGGTATTGAGGTTATGAACTAGCCCCGTAGGTGGTAATTCTTCGGTAGTAAAACTCCAGATGGGGCCTTCCGTGACCAATCCACCTGCATCCCTGGCAACGATCTTCCAATAGTAGGTTGTGCCTTCCTCTAAAATCCCAACAGTCCACCCATGCCACTGGATTGATCCTGACATGGGTGCTTCTTCATTATAGAACGGAGGGTCTGACTCGGTTCCAAAATAAATCGTATTGTAAACAGTATCTGAAGCTCCGTCAGGATCACCACCATACCATTGAAGAATGGTACCATAAATAGGTACATTTACAGCTCCATCAGCTGGAGAAGGATCATGAGGCATATCAGGAGGTTGATTTACCAGTGGCGGTTCTGGATACCAGAACATGTTTGTATCATAACCCATCAATGGTACCAGGTCATGATCAAAAGCTTGAGCATACACATAGTATTGATGATAAGCTAATGGGAATCCTGGTTCAATCATGAGTCCCCATTGGAACGGTTCAGCTAGTGTGCCTGCACCTGTGCCATAAGCATCCCAGAAGAACGGATCAGTAGACCATTCCGCGCCAGTGTAATAGTAGGTTACACCATCATACTCATAGGTGAGTTGTACTTGTACACTATCAACATAGGTGTCTAGGTCATAGGCAAACCCTGTTATGTGCAAGTATCCAGCTTGTTGATAGTTGAAGCTACCACCATCCTCAGGGTAGGTAATCTCAACAACAGGAGGATGAAATACGGTGGATTCCCCCATTGTTGTGAAACTCCAGAGAGGGCTTTCTGTTGATGCGCCATGAGTATCCCATGCGATAATCTTCCAGTAATAGGTTGTATCAGGTGTCATCGGGACTCCGAAGTTGACGGAAATAGGATTCGTATTATACCCAAATGGTCCAACCGTAGTACGATACGGAGGAGAGGGATCTGTACCAAAGTACACATCATAGGTTACCGTATCGCCACTATCAGGATCACCCCCATGCCATAGGACAGTTTCATCCCCTAACGGAATTTCAGTTGCTCCATTAGATGGGTAAGGATTATATGGTTCATAGGGAGGGTTATTTTCCGCAACACAGAGCTGTATACAATACGTATCCGCGCCCATAGGTCCATCATCATCGAGAAGAATAGTATGTGGACCATACGTGGTATCCCATTCGACAGATCCGCGTCCATAGAGCTTTTTGAATGATTCAAGATAGCTGATAGGGACTGAAATATAGGGGGCACCATCGATAAGGTAGTGAACCCCATCTGGTAGCGTTAAGGTATAGGAGATGCCGTTGATACTGATGCTCGTGATTGGCTCATAGTTGCGGTGAACCATAGAGAGCTTCCCATCTTCAATAGTTATCCAGTCGCTGCCATCAACATGCTCCGCGATGAGTTCGATACAGGCTGGTGCTTCACAGGTGACATATATAGATGCGGTATCTTGCAGGTTTATAACGCCACCGCACACTGGCCAAACCGTGACATCTGCAAGATTGATAACTGGCTCACCGCAGCCTGTAACGGTTGCTTCAAACTCCACGTAGGCAACTGCACCAACTGGTACAAAGAATTCCTCATAGATATCCTCCCATTCAAGAGTCGTACCGACTTCTCGGGGGGTAACGAGTGGTTGTGCTTCCTCACCATCGTAGACATAGACTTCACCCATGTATTCAACAGTTACCACTGAGTTTCCTTCAACATATTCGAGCTCATCGGGGAGGTAATCAATAAGGTATCCATTTTCATAAATGCAGCCGCCATCATTAAGAAGGCTGATTCTGAAAACAACGGTGTCTCCTAGTTCAGCCTCAGTAGAATCAGCCCAGTATCCAACTTCCCCATCACACCAGACTTGCTTGGCAAAAGCAAGTGATGGCTCACAGGACATGAGTACCGATGCAGAATCGGTAGCATACAACAGATCACCACATGCAGGATACACGGTTATCTCTGCGGTATTGGTCAAGAGTTCTTGACAGGCAGTAACTGTAGTATCATAGTCGAGATGCACTGAGCTACCCGGTGGAAGGTAATATACCCCAGTGTTTTCAATCCATTGGAGTGTTGTTGTTTCGTCAGGGTTGAGTATGACAACTGGTTGCACCTCAGGACCACTATATATGAAAATATTATCCGGTGTAATCACAGTTATACTCGTACTACCCTCAACATAGGATAGACCTGCAGGGAGGGTGTCAACCAATGTTGCATCTTCGAGGTTGCAGTCGCCAGTATTGTGAAGACTGAGTCTGAACCGTACGATGTCTCCAACTTGTGCCTGTGTTGCCTCATCATCCCAGCGAATGCTGATATCGTCAACATACCATCCTTCAAAGTTATTTGCTATTGAATCTCCAGTATCAAAGAAGAACTTAATCCGTATCATCTGCCCGGCATAGTCTGAGAGATCTACGAAGACTTCATACCATTGGTTCTCAGGACCAGTTGACTCCCATATCTTATTCCATGTTTGACCATCATCACTGCTGATATAGACTTGTCGTGCATCCCAGCCGCAGAAACCATTGCATTCTGTCTGCTCCCAGCTCATGAAGGTGAGGAGCGGAGAGGTTGAAGTACTGAGATCAATAAGGGGTGAGATAAGACTACCAGAGTTCGCTATATCTCCAGTGTTGTAGGTATGCGTATCCTCATCGTTATACGCCCAGCTATGATCTGGGCTACTGCTCCGGTTGCTGGTGATATGCCAGAGGCCATCAGCAGTCCAGTCTTCTTGTTCGCTTTCAACATCATTGGAGTATATCTGGTTTTGAACGTATTTTGTAAAGGTCATACCTGGTTGTTGGTTGTAGATGCTGAAGACATGGGTGACGATCTCAGAGGGGTTCGTCGCAGAATCATACGCCAGTGCGCTGATAGTATACTCATGTCCATTGGTGAGAAGCTCGTTCGTGTTGTAGCTCCATTCATCGCCATCAACAAAGGTACATGGTAGCCACTGAGGATCACCGGTTTGCCATGAATCACCAGTATAGTATTGACCCGTAGTCTCATCGACTAACTGGATCCATACTGAAGCAATCGGTGATTCATCATCATAGGCAAAGATATTAGCATCATCCATACTGATTTTTACTTCGCCATCATCAGGATCATCGATCTCTACCCAGGGTTTTCCAAGAACCGGATCATCAAAGAGAAATGCTGTCACTGCGGTTGATTCATGGTTCCCAGCAGCATCGGTTGCTTTCGCGTAGATATAATACAACTGATTATTTGTGTAGTCTCCGATACTTGGTTGATCTGCGGTGAGATCCCAGGTATCATGAATCCCTGTCTGAGGAACCTGCTTCCAGGTTTCCATGGTTGTCCAGGTATGAGCATCGAAATCCCAGTACTGATCAACACCATCGTTGTAGGTTATCATCACGTTAACATACGCAAGCATCAGATTGTCGTCTGATCCACCTGTGATATCAGGTGCTGCGTTTACATACGGATTGATCGGGTCGATATATGCGGCTGGTCGTACATCATCATAGATGAAGTATACTGTCGTGGTTCCTCCACATCCTGCGAGATCTCGTGCTTGTGCAAAGAGCGAGTAGATGTGTTCGTTCTCCCATGGGATCATACTTGAATCATAATACCAGTTCTCTGCTCCAGCGCAGATAAGAGATGAAGATGTATCCTCCCAGCTGTCACCATCCCAATATGTATTTGTGATTGTGTCATAGATCATGAGGGTGACGCTCTCGATGCCGGTCTCAAGATCAGAGGCGATACCAGATATCTGAAGGAGCTCATTGACATATTCTCCATTGAGCGGAGAAGTGATGGTAACTATCGGTGGATGGGTATCCGTAAAGAATCGATCAGCAACCTCCATATGGACCCAGTATTGGACACCGGTCTGCATCTCGGTAAGATCGTTGAACACGGGATCCCAGTATTTGTACCAGCTCAACCAATCGCCGATATCTGGATCATAATAGTACACCCAGTCGAAGTTTCCATCAAGTGATGCAAGGACGTGTTCAACTGAGGTACCACATCCGATTTCACCAGGTGGGATAACCAAACTGTTCCATCCAAGAACCATCCATTGATCATAGCCGATAGTGCTGTCCACAAAAATCGTCACCGGCAGAGAACATCCTGTGTTGAATGCTTCATCGGTTGCATAGGCAAATAACGTGAGTTGTGCTCCATGTTGATATTCTGAAAGGTCAAGAGGAATGATGAAATATCCAGAGCTGGAATCATAGGGGACGTTGTAGGTAAACGTTGGATCACCAGCACGGTAGACCAGAAGGTTTACTACGAGATCTGGTTGTATGGTAACATCATCCTGCGCATCAATTTTTACCGATATGGTTCCACTATAACTCATCGTATCAACCGGGTGTATGATGCGTACCTGTGGTGCCTGTGGAACGCTGATATTATGGTTTTTCACCAAGACAAAGAGCGGAACAAGCGTAGTTTGCATATTTCCAAGTACATCAGCAGATTTCAACATAACACTATGTAACCCATCATCAACCAGTGTTGTATCCCACGTATAGGGACTTACGACGTTGAACCATGGACCACCATCGATCCGCATCTCGATGAAATCAACACCACATCCGTTTCCATCATCAACTGTGAAGACAATGTCAACGATACCGCTGACTGTAGCAAAGTATTCTGGAGATATAAACATCATTGATGGAGCAGTATTATCGATGTAGATGTCCTCAAGAATTTGACTGCAGGTGTTTCCACCGTAATCATACGCTGTGATCTTGATTTGATACCCGGTCCCATCAGAAACCATTCTGGTATTCCACACAGTTTCAAATGGGGCGGACCAGTCAGTAGCAATCGGATACCAGCTGTCCCCTTCATCCGGACTGAATTCAAACACCATCTTTTGAGTATCATCTGACGGATTCAATGTTGTAATCGTCATGATACCTTTGTACCAGCCAGATTGGGTCACCACATCGAAACAGGGCAATCCAGCATTAATGGTAAATGAGCAGACATCTGACCATTGACCTAGACTTCCTGCGGTGTAAATAACCGCGACACGCCAGTAGTAGAGACCATCTGCAAGTGAAGGTAAGGTATACTCAGTCCCGGTAACATTAACGTACTCGAAGGTTCCAAAGAAGATATCAGTACTCCATTCTACGCGGTAGTTCTGCTGTGATGGTACTGGATGCCAGACAAGGGTTGGTGTATCATCGGTAATTATTGATCCACATGGTGGGCTCACAAGTGTTGGATGTTCACCGATTTCACCATGGACAATAAACGTCTCATTATCAAGGATGTAGTTGCCAACGCAGTCAGAGGTGATAATCTCAACGTAATGGGTGCAATGTTCACTGAAACGGAAGCAACCAGGTGTTGTCATCCAGTCAGTCCAGTTTCCTCGGTACCAGATACGATATTTAAACGTAATCATGTCTGAAGAACAGGGACAGGGGATTTCTGGACAATCGTCTGCACTGACGCAGATCTGTGTATCGGTGGTTACCCACCAGATATCATGACCATATTCATCGACTCCTGCGTAGACTCGAGGCTGACTCACAGTTTTATTGATGATGGGTGGCGTGTTGTCAACATGGAAGACTTGTGATTTGATGTCACTGGGGTTGCACACGTTATCCTTTGCCCAGTAGTACAACGTATGCACACATTCTTCGGTGAAGAAGATTTGTTGTGAGGTTTCTGGAGTGTAATACCAGTTATAACCAATGATGTTCTGATCCGTATACCCATACTTTGCTGCAAGTTCTGCACCGGTGATCACACCAGGACCTGAACCAAGCGGGTAACT
This genomic window contains:
- a CDS encoding NosD domain-containing protein gives rise to the protein MIEFGEQCQHDLYYWAKDNVCNAGIIRMHTFFVDAVMPTTDIQFPGHGYYPIAGAAAGYLKCNTPFVISAADTGPCQAGLEYLLWRYEYNGVEYPTGSGPDVITGAELAATYGYTDPAYIGHDWYYAVASSVQVQFAEECMHTLYYWAKDNVCHPSVITSHVFYVDNSAPAVVFIPPSHGYYRIDDATGYLKCNTGFTLSAVDLPSNNCHAGIEYVLWRYVYNGSEYPSGPGAGVITGVELAAAYGYTDPAYIGHDWYYTSESSVMIEFGEQCQHDLYYWAKDNICHPSQLYHHTFMVDNTPPATDLTLPAAGYCEINNTDGFIRCGVPFTLSAADTGPCQAGLEYLLWRYDYQGYSYPLGSGPGVITGAELAAKYGYTDQNIIGYNWYYTPETSQQIFFTEECVHTLYYWAKDNVCNPSDIKSQVFHVDNTPPIINKTVSQPRVYAGVDEYGHDIWWVTTDTQICVSADDCPEIPCPCSSDMITFKYRIWYRGNWTDWMTTPGCFRFSEHCTHYVEIITSDCVGNYILDNETFIVHGEIGEHPTLVSPPCGSIITDDTPTLVWHPVPSQQNYRVEWSTDIFFGTFEYVNVTGTEYTLPSLADGLYYWRVAVIYTAGSLGQWSDVCSFTINAGLPCFDVVTQSGWYKGIMTITTLNPSDDTQKMVFEFSPDEGDSWYPIATDWSAPFETVWNTRMVSDGTGYQIKITAYDYGGNTCSQILEDIYIDNTAPSMMFISPEYFATVSGIVDIVFTVDDGNGCGVDFIEMRIDGGPWFNVVSPYTWDTTLVDDGLHSVMLKSADVLGNMQTTLVPLFVLVKNHNISVPQAPQVRIIHPVDTMSYSGTISVKIDAQDDVTIQPDLVVNLLVYRAGDPTFTYNVPYDSSSGYFIIPLDLSEYQHGAQLTLFAYATDEAFNTGCSLPVTIFVDSTIGYDQWMVLGWNSLVIPPGEIGCGTSVEHVLASLDGNFDWVYYYDPDIGDWLSWYKYWDPVFNDLTEMQTGVQYWVHMEVADRFFTDTHPPIVTITSPLNGEYVNELLQISGIASDLETGIESVTLMIYDTITNTYWDGDSWEDTSSSLICAGAENWYYDSSMIPWENEHIYSLFAQARDLAGCGGTTTVYFIYDDVRPAAYIDPINPYVNAAPDITGGSDDNLMLAYVNVMITYNDGVDQYWDFDAHTWTTMETWKQVPQTGIHDTWDLTADQPSIGDYTNNQLYYIYAKATDAAGNHESTAVTAFLFDDPVLGKPWVEIDDPDDGEVKISMDDANIFAYDDESPIASVWIQLVDETTGQYYTGDSWQTGDPQWLPCTFVDGDEWSYNTNELLTNGHEYTISALAYDSATNPSEIVTHVFSIYNQQPGMTFTKYVQNQIYSNDVESEQEDWTADGLWHITSNRSSSPDHSWAYNDEDTHTYNTGDIANSGSLISPLIDLSTSTSPLLTFMSWEQTECNGFCGWDARQVYISSDDGQTWNKIWESTGPENQWYEVFVDLSDYAGQMIRIKFFFDTGDSIANNFEGWYVDDISIRWDDEATQAQVGDIVRFRLSLHNTGDCNLEDATLVDTLPAGLSYVEGSTSITVITPDNIFIYSGPEVQPVVILNPDETTTLQWIENTGVYYLPPGSSVHLDYDTTVTACQELLTNTAEITVYPACGDLLYATDSASVLMSCEPSLAFAKQVWCDGEVGYWADSTEAELGDTVVFRISLLNDGGCIYENGYLIDYLPDELEYVEGNSVVTVEYMGEVYVYDGEEAQPLVTPREVGTTLEWEDIYEEFFVPVGAVAYVEFEATVTGCGEPVINLADVTVWPVCGGVINLQDTASIYVTCEAPACIELIAEHVDGSDWITIEDGKLSMVHRNYEPITSISINGISYTLTLPDGVHYLIDGAPYISVPISYLESFKKLYGRGSVEWDTTYGPHTILLDDDGPMGADTYCIQLCVAENNPPYEPYNPYPSNGATEIPLGDETVLWHGGDPDSGDTVTYDVYFGTDPSPPYRTTVGPFGYNTNPISVNFGVPMTPDTTYYWKIIAWDTHGASTESPLWSFTTMGESTVFHPPVVEITYPEDGGSFNYQQAGYLHITGFAYDLDTYVDSVQVQLTYEYDGVTYYYTGAEWSTDPFFWDAYGTGAGTLAEPFQWGLMIEPGFPLAYHQYYVYAQAFDHDLVPLMGYDTNMFWYPEPPLVNQPPDMPHDPSPADGAVNVPIYGTILQWYGGDPDGASDTVYNTIYFGTESDPPFYNEEAPMSGSIQWHGWTVGILEEGTTYYWKIVARDAGGLVTEGPIWSFTTEELPPTGLVHNLNTDEYFDTIQDAIDDEDTLEGHTIEVSTGTFYENVDVYKQLTLRAASTPVIDAMDGTGITIHAENVVIDGFTITNALWGIECYALGFTIQHNTITSTYDGIVVDVDNIGTNLDGSSVFTVGESIITDNSITVLAWEYSGIVVDCSEWGYGLYDSALCDIGALRITNNVITADYGVDVSSFDSIGRNMHGSSQFHFGGIHLINNIITSTAQGITFYEITDLGRDLCDTSVFTCDGFFVNDNTITSEDDGIYIHLMDNLGFSLNNYATFTMGNIEFQRNTINAERGIAFELSSTVEIGSYLFGHASVAVGDFLICENTMTCVASGAWFYDMYLGSYMYDQACFTMGGIKMNKNQIITPGDGLYLQIHESAYNLYGSSTFTLGTIEINENTIQGSQSAIALKMYGFGDFVYGDAALIVGDILINSNQISDGRSRAIEVSYADNVIISHNTIITQNNGGGIISFRSTATRIEENTLQGNSPGVELYESDNCIVYGNTITEGGSDSWDYGIAVYSSYGNRIYNNYLGNPYNAFDDSTNTWNIDPPVMGTNIIGGDWIGGNYWSDYTGGDTNGDGLGETPYLIPGGSNQDTYPLITPNNAPLTPSNPVPADGETDVVMMDDTVILRWYGGDQDSTDQVRYHISFGVDPNNWQYAAATSWWPATMTGPFDANLGILIDPSTTYYWKIVAEDNHGATTEGPLWSFTTSGMPTLDFGDAPASYATSRMNNGARHSARAPYMGTGVDKEWNGQPTTNADGDDNDGNDDEDGVTPNGLWVVGTTASVNIDMTWSPQDGYLNAWVDFNQDGDWDDPNEQIFLNQPLFRGGVRTLDFSVPPDAISGWTYARFRINSNGGLSYTGYAFDGEVEDYYVEITSLPPL